DNA sequence from the Magnetococcales bacterium genome:
TTGCCCAGGGGTTGCGCTGTGCGGTGTGCCAAAACCAGTCGGTCTATGAGTCCAATTCCGACTTGGCCAAGGACATGCTCAAGGTCATTCGGCAAAAAGTGCGGGATGGGGGTGATTCGGCAGAAGTTCGTCAATATTTTCACGACCGCTACGGCGATTATATCTACCTGGAACCCACCCGCCAGGGGAGCAACCTGATTCTATGGGCCGGGCCTTTTCTGTTCCTGCTTGGGGGGGGAGTGCTTTTGGGTGTTGCCCTGCGCCGTTGGCACCGCGCCCGACTTTCTGGCCAAAGCCCTGTTGGCTCCGTCTCTCCTGCCTTGTCCGAGAAATCTGGGACAACCGCAAAAAAGGGGGGCAGGGATGGGGCCGTTCAGCACAAGGGTGGCACGGATGCGGACGATCGGCAGCAACGCATTCAGCGCGAGTTGGAACAGGTGGATTGAAAATACTGGGTTGGCGTATGACTCCAATGGGTCGTCACTATTCAGCACCCTTTCAAGAAAAGCCAGGAGATGAAAGCCTTTGTCAGGGCTTCGCCCCGAACCCCACCAGGACACCGTCTTAGGCCCTGCCAGGGAGCCAGCCCCCTGGACCCCAGTTCGTGGCCATGTGGTAAATAGTTACAATGGGTTAATCAAAAGCAGGCAGGACGAAAACCATGGCGGCACCTCGGGACGGCAACATGCACATCAACCTTTTGGCAGTCAACCTGCTCCGGGAAGGGATGAAACGAATTTGCAGGCAAAAAGGGGATTTTGCCAGGAGCGTGGCCACTTGGCGGCTCCACCTGCGTTTGGGGAAGGTTTTGGGAAAGAGTCACCTGCCACCACCCGACTATGTGCGAGCCCGGATGGATGACGATCCCGAACAGCTGGCAGAACGGTTGTGGGACCAGGAGAGCGCCCGGCAACTCCAAAAGTGGCATCGCGTTGCCCAAATCAAAAGAGAATTTGCCAACATTCAGGCATTTGAAAACTTGTACGGATCGATCATCGATACTTTCAAGGAGTCGGGAAGGAAACCATCCCAACCCGGAAGATCGCGCTCGCACCTGCGTTCCATGTTGTTGCTTGTTTGCGGGTGTCTCTGGTTCTTGCTGGCCCCACCTGCCCAGGCTGCGCCGGATGCCGATGGTTCTGTCGTTGCCACCATCATGCCTCTGCACTCTCTTGTATCGGGCACCATGGCAGGGTTTGCCAAACCGGTTCTGCTTTTACCGGGGGCATCTTCCCCTCATACCTACGCCCTGCGGCCATCGGATGTCCGTTCTTTGGAAAAGGCACGATTGATTGTCCGGGCAGGGAAGGATCTGGAGACGTTCCTGGAGCGCCCCCTGACCACCTTGGCGGCCCGGAGCCGGATTCTCTCCCTGCTGGAGCTTCCCGGAGTTCACCTTCTGCCTGGTCGGCGGGGTGGTTCCTGGGAGTCGCATCATCATGAGGCACAGGGGGGAGGTGCGTCGCCCGACCTGAAAAATGGGTCAGGTCACCCACATGATCCCCGGGATGGCCACGATTTTCTTCACGACCAGGCACACACAACCGGTTTGGATCCCCATCTTTGGCTGGACCCGGACAACGCCCGCATCCTGATCGTTGCCCTGGTCGACCTTCTGGGAGAGATCTGGCCGGAGCAAAAAAATCTTTTTGCCGAAAATGGTCGGCTGCAACAGGAGCGACTGCGGCAATTGGACAGCAAATTGCGCGAACTTCTGCACCCTCTGCAAGGCCATCCGTTTATCGTTTTCCACGATGCCTATCAATATTTTGAAGTTCGGTATGGTGTCAAAGGGG
Encoded proteins:
- a CDS encoding zinc ABC transporter substrate-binding protein; the encoded protein is MAAPRDGNMHINLLAVNLLREGMKRICRQKGDFARSVATWRLHLRLGKVLGKSHLPPPDYVRARMDDDPEQLAERLWDQESARQLQKWHRVAQIKREFANIQAFENLYGSIIDTFKESGRKPSQPGRSRSHLRSMLLLVCGCLWFLLAPPAQAAPDADGSVVATIMPLHSLVSGTMAGFAKPVLLLPGASSPHTYALRPSDVRSLEKARLIVRAGKDLETFLERPLTTLAARSRILSLLELPGVHLLPGRRGGSWESHHHEAQGGGASPDLKNGSGHPHDPRDGHDFLHDQAHTTGLDPHLWLDPDNARILIVALVDLLGEIWPEQKNLFAENGRLQQERLRQLDSKLRELLHPLQGHPFIVFHDAYQYFEVRYGVKGVGSMALHPEQPPGARRIVELHQQIRRSGVACLFSEPQFRSDRVQGLFKDFGLRYGILDPLGSDLAPGPDAYFRMMENLALSLRRCLLPAGNASGSGEPAPLYLGSEEK
- a CDS encoding cytochrome c-type biogenesis protein CcmH — translated: MKRSSPGCAVRKILLFPLVALAILFALPVLAGERQEDPDEATVRDIAQGLRCAVCQNQSVYESNSDLAKDMLKVIRQKVRDGGDSAEVRQYFHDRYGDYIYLEPTRQGSNLILWAGPFLFLLGGGVLLGVALRRWHRARLSGQSPVGSVSPALSEKSGTTAKKGGRDGAVQHKGGTDADDRQQRIQRELEQVD